The DNA sequence CTCCTTGGGCTTTGGCAAGCTGCCCGTATATCGCCGCCCTAAGGTCGCCGTCTTCTCCACTGGCGACGAGGTGTGTCAGCCGGGCGAGCCCTTAAAGCCAAACTGCATATACGACTCCAACCGCTTCACCATCAAGTCCATGGTGAAACAGCTAGGCTGTGAGGTGATCGATCTCGGCATCCTGGAAGATAACGAATCAGCCCTGGTCGACGCCCTACAAGGCGCGGCGCAGCAGGCCGATGTGGTGATAAGCTCAGGCGGCGTCTCGGTGGGCGATGCCGACTTTATCAAATTGGCGCTCGCCAAGGTGGGACAGATCAACTTCTGGCGCATCAACATGCGTCCTGGTCGCCCACTGGCCTTCGGTCAGATTGGTGACAGCCTCTTCTTCGGCCTGCCGGGTAACCCTGTGGCCGTGATGGTCTCCTTCATGCAGTTCGTTCAGCCTGCGCTGCGCAAGTTAGCGGGCGAACTGGAATGGGCGCCGACCTTAGTGCCCGCCATCGCCGACTGCACCCTACGTAGCCGCACCGGCCGCACCGAGTTTACCCGCGGCGTCTATCATCTGGGCGCTGACGGTCGCCTGCATGTGACCAGCACAGGCGCGCAGGGTTCGGGCATGTTGAGCTCAATGGTGAAGGGTAACTGCCTTATCGTGATCGCCGAGAAAGACGAGCAGCTCAACGTGGGTGATACCGTTTATATTCAACCCTTTGCCGATCTCTTATAGTCGACAATGGATTAGCCAGGCGGGTGAGACGAACTCCCCGCCGCCGTAGGTGATTCTGTATGAGTTTGATAGTCGATACCTTTGGCCGCACCGTGGAATATCTGCGTCTCTCGGTGACCGACAGATGCGATTTTCGCTGTGTCTACTGCATGAGTGAAGACCCCTGCTTCCTCGACAGAGAGCAGGTGCTCAGCCTGGAGGAGCTGGCCTGGATAGGTCAGGCCTTTACCGAGCTTGGGGTCAAGAAGATCCGCCTTACCGGCGGTGAGCCTCTGGTGCGCACCGATTGCGACCAATTGGTCAAACTGCTGGGCCAGCTCCCCGGCCTCAAAGAGCTGTCCATGACCACCAATGGCTCACGCCTGAGCAAATTTGCCGGCAAGATGCATGAGGCGGGCCTGAGCCGGCTCAACATCAGCTTAGATACCCTAAAACCCGAGCTGTTTACCCAGCTGACCCGCAACGGCAACCTGGAGCGGGTAATTCAGGGGATCGATGCCGCCAAGGCGGCAGGCTTTAACCGCATCAAAATCAACGCCGTGATCCTGCGTGGCCAAAATGACGATGAGGTATTGGATCTCATCGAGTTTTGCCGCGAGCGCGAACTGGACATCGCCTTCATCGAGGAGATGCCACTAGGGATCATCGACGAGCGCAAGAAGAGCCGTCACTGCAGCAGCGACGAGGTCAAGGCGATCATCAGCCAGCGCTATCCACTCAGCGTCTCTGACAAGCGTACCGGTGGCCCGGCCCGCTACTACACCATGCCCGGCAGCAAGATACACGTGGGCTTCATCTCGCCCCACAGCAACAACTTCTGCCACGAGTGCAACCGGGTGAGGGTCACGGTAGAAGGACGTTTGCTCCTCTGCCTGGGTAACGAAAACTCGGTGGACCTCAAGGCGATTGTCAGGCAGTATCCCGGCGATATCGCGCGCCTGAAACAGGCGATTCTCGAGGCGATCAAGCTCAAACCCAAGGAACATCACTTCGGCCCAGAAGGCGAAACCCAGATCCTACGTTTCATGAATGCCACCGGCGGCTAATGCCCTGGGCCATTTTCGGTGATAGACTCTGACACATCTGATATTGAATGAGTCTGACTCGAGATGGCCCTGACCCGAAGAAAATGGAATAACATCATCATCTTCGCCTCCATCGCCATGGTGGCGATACTCACCTTTTTGGAACGTCACCGCCAGGCGATCCCGGAAGATGCCCAGCCCCTCTTCGATCAACAGGCGCCCTTGTTTCAGCTGCAATATGACGATCTCTGGCTCGCCCAGCAGGGCTTCGGCTGGCAGTGTGATCCTCAGGTGCTCAACTGTCGCCAATGGGCCGAGGCCTGGAGTGGCATCCTGGTCTCGCCAATCGCCAAACCCACTGACATAAGCACACCTGCCCATGAGTTGGTGATCCAGATCCGCGACATAGAGACGCCCCAGCTCTGGCTCATCTATCCCGAGGAGGGACTGCTCAGCTCACCGGCCGGTAACTGGTACCGGATCCCGCCGAGCCTGCGCCCGTCATTACAGCCGATCCTCAGACTCGATAATCCCTAAACCAGCGAAACGAAGAGAAACCTATGCCCGAACTCCCAGAAGTCGAAGTGACCCGCCAAGGGATCTCCCCTCACCTGCTGGATCAGCAGGTCACAGGATTAACCGTGCGTAACGCCTCCCTGCGATGGCCCGTCCCCGAAGTTGCCCAGCAGATTGTCGGACAGACCATCAGAGGCATACGCCGCCGCGCCAAATATCTGCTGCTGGATACCGATGCCGGCACCACCATAGTCCACCTCGGCATGTCGGGCAGCCTGCGAATTCTGCCCAAGTCTACGCCGGTGGAGAAGCATGACCATATCGATTTGGAACTGGCCAGCGGCAAGGTGCTCAGGTTTAACGATCCCAGACGCTTCGGCGCCTGGCTCTGGTGCGAGCTCCCCGAAGCCGCCCATCCCCTGCTGGCCAAACTAGGCCCAGAACCCCTGCAATCGGGCTTCAATGTCGACTACTTGGCCAAGGCACTGGAAGGTAAGAAGAAGGCGGTCAAACTCTGCCTGATGGACAATCATATCGTGGTGGGCGTAGGGAATATCTATGCCAACGAGGCCCTGTTTGCCGCCGGCATACACCCACAGACCGAGGCGGGACGAATCGATAGGGAGCGGCTTACCGTGCTGGTTGCCGAGGTGAAACAGATCTTGGCCCAGGCGATCAAACAGGGCGGTACTACGCTCAAAGACTTCACCAACGCCGATGGCAAACCCGGTTATTTCGCCCAGAAGCTACATGTCTATGGCCGCGGCGGCGAGACCTGTACTCAATGTGGCAACCTGCTGAGCGAGATAAAACTGGGCCAAAGGGCCACAGTCTTCTGCGGCCTGTGTCAGCCACGTTAAGGCCTGCCTAGATAACCCAGCCTGGATAACCCTGCCTGAGCAAATCCCTGCCGCAAAAAGCAAAAAGGCTGACAAGATGTCAGCCTTTTTCTTTACTCGTTTTCAGCTAAAGCCTTAGCTAAACACCTACTCTAAACAACTACTCTAAACATTAGAAGCGATACTCATAGCTGCCGAACAGGGTCGCATTGGTAT is a window from the Shewanella loihica PV-4 genome containing:
- the moaA gene encoding GTP 3',8-cyclase MoaA is translated as MSLIVDTFGRTVEYLRLSVTDRCDFRCVYCMSEDPCFLDREQVLSLEELAWIGQAFTELGVKKIRLTGGEPLVRTDCDQLVKLLGQLPGLKELSMTTNGSRLSKFAGKMHEAGLSRLNISLDTLKPELFTQLTRNGNLERVIQGIDAAKAAGFNRIKINAVILRGQNDDEVLDLIEFCRERELDIAFIEEMPLGIIDERKKSRHCSSDEVKAIISQRYPLSVSDKRTGGPARYYTMPGSKIHVGFISPHSNNFCHECNRVRVTVEGRLLLCLGNENSVDLKAIVRQYPGDIARLKQAILEAIKLKPKEHHFGPEGETQILRFMNATGG
- the mutM gene encoding bifunctional DNA-formamidopyrimidine glycosylase/DNA-(apurinic or apyrimidinic site) lyase, which produces MPELPEVEVTRQGISPHLLDQQVTGLTVRNASLRWPVPEVAQQIVGQTIRGIRRRAKYLLLDTDAGTTIVHLGMSGSLRILPKSTPVEKHDHIDLELASGKVLRFNDPRRFGAWLWCELPEAAHPLLAKLGPEPLQSGFNVDYLAKALEGKKKAVKLCLMDNHIVVGVGNIYANEALFAAGIHPQTEAGRIDRERLTVLVAEVKQILAQAIKQGGTTLKDFTNADGKPGYFAQKLHVYGRGGETCTQCGNLLSEIKLGQRATVFCGLCQPR